The nucleotide sequence CCACATTCATGACATTCTCGATTTCTCGCACACTCTTGGTGACAAACGATGACAGGTCTTTGACATAAACGCCAGTATCCGGCCTCTCTCTCAACTCGAGACGACGCGTTTGATCCTTGGAGAGTAGGTCTCGAATCTCCTCTTGATAAATCTCCAGATATGATGCTCGCACCAAGTACTGCTGATTCTGAGATCTGGAAATGTGTGTGAAGATGTGGTCAAAAGAGTTGGGGATAACCCCTCTATTTTCAGTATCGTTTCTCGTACCCTCCATGGTGTACGTTTTCCCTGTCCCAGTTTGTCCGTATGCAAAAATGGTCCCATTAAATCCTTGTAGAACGGAATCCACGAGGGGCCGAAAGGTTTCATCGTATAGCTCTATTTGCTTTGACTTGCTGTCATAAACGGAATCAAAGGTGAAAACTTTAGGAAGCTCCCCAGCAGACGCTTCCCTCGGGTTCCTGACAATAATTTGTCCAAATTTGACATCCACTGACACCACACTTTCAAATGTGGCAGCCAGCTCTTTGGCGTTCATTGGCCGGCAACGGACCACAACTTTGACTGTCGCAGAACTCTTGCTCTTTGACATGATGTGGACCACAAATTTACAAACACGGCTTGAAACAAATGCCTGTTTTCAAGCAGGCCGTCTGGGAAATCCTTCAAGTAGAAACATTCAAATCAGTACCTGTTgataaaaaaagacagcagTTAATAACAAATAATCAAATATTTAGTCTTGACTGGTACAGACAAAAACTTATATTCACTTTTATTATGGCTCCATTTACACTATACACATACAATAGGTAACGATTCAAATAACGGAATTCTGGAATATTTATGTAATCGCAGCATTCTAACAAAATGGTCCATTgaacgggaaaaaaataaatcttgctAGCTTCATTAATCCGTTCATGATAAACCCGTTTGACATCAATAGCATTCACCGCACGCGACAGGATCGTACCTTTATGGTAGAAGATTGAAGCTGATAACGATGACGAATACACAagcgataaataaataaataaatacaactacAACTCGCGGTGAGGGCATAAAACCGACTAAGCAACAGCAAACACAGGTAACCAAGGCTACAAGTCTTATGCTCCTTTTGCCTGCCTAACCTTCAGTACGCAGTTTAGACTGCATATTTGCTGTGTCACcccaaacattgaaaaaaagtattaatttcAGTGCCACCGCATCGAATACATACCTTTTCCCCAAATTGCTttgcaaaatgttgttttaaagcTGCTCGGAACATTAGCTAATCCGCCACTCAGTTAGCAAGCACGGTCAGGGGTAGGGTTGCCAGATCCTAACAGTTACATCCCAATCTGCGGGACAGCTACATTGATTTTAAGGTTTAACCGAAATAAGTGTTTGCAAAAAAtaagatgtttattttttatgaattataGAGACATGTAATTTAAATTCATGAAATTTATGCATTTTATAATGATTTCTGAACTGCGTTTTTATTCGTATGTGGCAACCTTGTCTCCAGTCTCTCAGCTGCTTTGCCTCTTTTAGGCAAAAGATAACACGAGAAACTTCAAACAATCCATAGCTTTGATTAGAAGTTATACATAATTATACATTATATGTTAATTCCTCATCTGTAAAAAAAGAGAAGGAACGAAgaatagagaaaaaaagaaggaaacaaTCGTTGAACAACGGAACAAATTGTACTCTTTCACATGCATACACCGATTTTAGTTGAGCAAATCGGAAAATCAAGAATGGGTCATATctatatattattgttttttatccTAATTAAGTAGAAAAAGCAATACCAGCTGTTTTAAAATCAAACGAATTACCAATTATCACACGGTAATAAATCATTTATACTGTGTAGTCCATAATGATAAGGACATCCTTATCatgttataaaaatattcactttAACCAAATTGAATGTCCATTTGGTACCACGTAGACCAGCTCTCCCGTCAGTATTGGCAAATAACATGAACAAAACGACGACGTATGTTTAGTAAGAAAGCCAAAACGTCAAAAAAAACGCCCGTCGTGACTCGATTCACTGCTTTCGTCACACGAATAGCTGAACAATTCTGGGGCCACGTGGGGGCGTGAGTACAACGTAAAAAATGATAGGAAGACTTCCATTCGGCATTTTTGAAACTTTCGAACCTATAATGAACAATGAACTGTTCAAGACTGCACATTCACCAAAATGGTAAGATTTAAATCGCGTGTTGTacgtgtgtaaaaaaaaaaaaatcagtttgagaCACGTGCACGTGCCTGTACATGAGCACGCGCACTCAATTGTAGAACACTAACAAGTTGTTATGCCATAATGTTAAGATTTTGCATCCAATTTCCTAGGAAGCTTCTGCATAAACGCTGGAGCAATGGAAAAAGCAATGTACAACCCAGGAACAAGTGGTAAAACCACAGACTAAATAGTTTGTCTTAAGGCTTTATGTTTTATCACCATGGACATTTAGACTATCTTGTTTTAATAAAACATTCTTACAATaagcaatttttaaaattgttatggCTACATGAGTATATCTGTGCCAGCTGAGCTTTTTAACAAATGACagttttgatttctttttttttcttcagcagCTTGTGAATAGTGTTTACAAATAGGTGAGATTCCACTAGACAGGCATATGATACAGCTTGTTAACACGCATGTGTTTTTCAAGCCcccatgtccaaaatgtccgccAAGTCAGAGTCGATAAAGGTGGTGGTCCGTTGTCGTCCAATGAATGACAAAGAAAGGGCCTCTATGTTTGAGAGTGTGGTCACGGTTAAtgtgaaaatgaaacaaatagcCGTCAAGAACCCGAGAGATTCTATGGCCGGTAAAGCCTCAAAAGTGTTTACTTTTGATTCAGTCTACGACTTTAAGTCAAAGCAAAAAGATCTATACGACGAAAGCTTTAGGCCCCTTGTGGATTCAGTTCTACAAGGATTTAATGGGACCATTTTTGCATACGGACAAACTGGCACAGGGAAAACGTACACCATGGAGGGTACTAGAAACGATCCGGAAAAGAGAGGTGTTATCCCCAACTCTTTTGTGCACATCTTCACTCACATTTCAAGATCTCAGAACCAACAGTATTTGGTGCGAGCTTCGTATTTGGAAATTTACCAAGAGGAGATTCGAGATCTGCTCTCCAAGGACCAATCACGCCATCTCGAGCTAAGAGAGAGGCCGGATACGGGTGTTTATGTGAAAAACCTGTCATCGTTTGTCACCAGGAGTAGAGAGGAAATCGAAAATGTAATGAATGTGGGCAATCAGAACCGCTCCGTGGGTTCTACGAACATGAATGAACACAGCTCCCGTTCTCATGCCATCTTTGTGATCACTGTGGAATGCAGTGAATTGGGGGTGGACGGGGAGAACCACATTCGAGTTGGTAAACTCAATCTGGTGGATCTGGCTGGCAGCGAAAGGCAGACCAAGACAGGGACGCAAGGAGAGAGGCTGAAAGAAGCCACAAAAATCAACCTTTCACTTTCTGCTCTGGGGAACGTCATATCGGCTCTAGTGGATGGCAGAAGCAGTCACATCCCTTACAGAGACTCCAAACTGACCCGCCTTTTACAGGACTCCCTAGGAGGCAATGCCCGGACTGTCATGGTGGCCAATATTGGCCCAGCCTCTTACAATGTGGAAGAGACTTTAACGACACTGCACTATTCAAACCGAGCCAAAAATATTAAGAATACTCCATGCATCAACGAGGACCCCAAAGATGCCCAGCTAAGGAAATTTCAAGAGGAGATTGCTCGACTGAAGGCCCAACTGACAAAGCGgacaggaaagaaaaataagaggAAGATAAGGAGGAGAACCGATGAATGTTGCAATGAGAGCATGgaagaagatgaggatgaaAGCATGATTGGAGATTATTGGAGGGAGCAACAGGAGATCCTGGAGCGAGAGAAGAAAGCCATCATGGAGGATCACAGTCTGGTTGCTGAGGAGAAAGTTCAACTGCTCaaagagaaggagaaaaaaatgtctgacttGAAAAGAGAGCAGAAGGAAGGAGAGCTACTTGCAACCAAAATTAAGGTACATCCTGAACTATCACTCACTATTATGTCTTTTCTTCCTGATtcctgtcgtttttttatgtaGTCAGTATTTATCTCGATATGCAGTGTTAAGAGTCAATATCAGGACGGTTTTCTATTCAAACTATTGATGGGAActtcaacaaaaaacatgtttaaccaACAGCAAGCTCTATATCATAGATTTTCAACTATTTTACAGCAACTACCACTGAGCTCTGCATGTACAATTAATCCCAACTGAGAAAGGCTAAAAGCGAATGATCTCTGCCTTCCCTAAAGgaacaaatgaattggatgtctatggcAGTCAATGGCACATAATGAAGTCCAAATTTCTTAGCAAAGaaacatattttgtttatatattttgtttattttatcaaccACTGTACATTAGCTCTGCactcagtttaaaaataaaataaaattgtgagATACATACAGACTGAGTTAAATGTCACACTTATAGGTTCCTGaacatttgaaaagaaataataaaaattgaaatggtgTCATGGTTACAAACCACTGATGTGTATAGTCCGTCAACATCCAGTTTTAATAAAATGGACGCAGTTCAACTGTCATCTAAGTATAACAACCCTATTTGTCCTGCAGGCAATGGAGAGTAAACTCTTAGTCGGAGGGAAGAACATTGTGGATCATACCAATGAGCAACAAAGAATGTTGGCGCTTAAAAGACAAGAAATTGATGAACAGGTACAACTGACTGTAGAATTTGAATGATTGTAACAAAAGTGCTCCCATTATACTTCCTATCCTGCCTCAACAATGGCTGGATCAAGGGGTTTTGAAAAATTTCACAAAGGtgggtgcagttttttttccaaccaatgGAGAACTTATTTTCAGTAGAAAACAGCTGAATGGTTGGGACAAAAACCTGTGAGGGCCAAAATGGACACCCCTGGGTTAGGTGTATTTAGTTTACCTTTACTGAAGGATGTTCTGTTATGAGTAGATTTCTGGTACATTGTGTATATGGTGTTGGAATTCAATCAGAAGTAATGAAGGTTTTTCCAGAAATGGAGAGAACACGAGATGCGGCAACAGATGGTCTCTCGAGATGAGGAGAATCTGGAGCTAAAGGAGACCTACAGTTCTTTGCAGCAAGAAGTTGAcagtaaaaccaaaaaaatgacaaaggtcAACTTGAACGAATGCTACGTTAACCTACTTCTACGCTAACACCGTGTATCTGTGTTAGTATGATTCTAGGCTGGCAAAAGGTAATGTCAAGTAATCTTGCCTTCTCCTTTGCCCACCAGTTGCTTAACAAACTGGAGGCTCTAAAGGCAGAAATCCATGAAGTCCAGGAGGCACATATTACGACACGCCAGCAGCTAGAGCAAACGCAGAACGAACTCACCAAGGACCTTAAACTCAAGTATGGAACTATAATCTgtcccaatcttttttttttgcagtcctACTCTAGAAATGGAGTACTGTGGTCTACTTTTTCTTTGTACTGTAAAATCTAAGCCTCCGGCTTAgagtcagccgggataggctctagcactcCCCACGACCCTACTCAGGATAAAGCGCTGtatgtatagatatacatagatattTTAATTTACATTCCATTAATTTATTGTTTCTCATTAATGGCGATAGATGTCACTGCCACCCTTCCCAGTCAAAGCAGGAAATTAATCTTTAGCTTGTTGATGTATTGTCtgattttccattttctcaagcGCCCTatctgattgttttatttttttctctaagaTCTCAGATGATTGAAAATTTTATCCCTTTGgaagaaaagaacaaaatagCCTCCAGAGCTTATTTTGATGAAAAGGATGAAGACTGGAAGTTGAAGCCCATTACATCCATGGAGCAGTAAATGCATAATTATTCctcaccctttttttttattgataatttactcGAATAACGAAGTACAAATGAGTGCGCTTCTTGACTTAACTTTAAGTGTCCTAGGAAACAGATGTGCTAACCAGTTGTGATTTCatttgcaaaatatatatatatatatatatatatatatatatatatatatatatatatatatatatatatatatatatatatatatatatatatatatatatatatatatatatatatatatatatatatatatatatatacacacacgcacacacagtattttcatgactagaAGGCACACaaaatttttatgaaaaaaatagtataaataagtacatcaaataaaaatagaaatacctAAAATTACAAGACTTAATTTAGAGTTTTAAAGAAATACATGGGGTCCAATAACAGTGTTGACAGGTTGGTGCAGTAGATTTGGCTAAGTCTCAAAAGGGGGGGTTGCTACTTGTTTGTCTTACTTCTTTCTGACTATTCAACACATTTGATTAATTGCATAGAAATGAAACCCACTGACTGTATATTTGGATGGGAGACCAATGAGAGCATAGAGTGGCATGCATGAACATTTTATGCGCCTGCATTGCAGATAATTTTGTAGAATAAGACATTTGTTGATGGGGAATAGCTAAGTTTTAATTACCACTTCATCAAAAAAATTCTATTCTTGTTTATAGTTAAATATGCATTTGTGTACAGTGATCCCCAGATGTTGAGCAGGCCTCAGTCTGCCATCGGATTTCGAAGACCTCTCAGTCACCGTGCTCGAATGGCCATGATGATAAGCCTTGACATGAGATACAAAGTAACTGCACTTCATTCCCTTgacattatattttaaatcatattgTTCCATTTAAATCATACTTCAATTAAAATAGGACTAAGAGTCAAATGCCTAATTTCAATATGTtacactgcaaaaaaagttACCAAGTATATATGATGTTTTTAGCTTCTAGTAAGAAAATATCTCATCAAATTTTaataaaatccttaaaaaaagtaatttcagTCATTAAATTGCGTTAAAGCTGTTTATTAGTGGGTAGGtttttgatctattttttttaaatttggtgtTGTAAATGGTAATATGCTGGtgttattcattttcaatactGCTTATCAACAGTCTTGTTCCTGTCCTCAATCTTGCCAGGCTGAAAACATCTTGTTGCTCGACATGGATCTTCCTTCTCGCACTACCAAAAATTATCAGCAGCCAGTAATCTCCCCAAAGGTGATGGCAGCTCTGAAGGACGCCCTTAGGGATGAGGAGGACCTTGAGATAAACGCATCAGGGTTTAACAGTAACACACTCGCCGGTACAAGTGGAAATATGAAGAAATCAAAGTCGAAGTAAGTCATTAAAGAGTTTATTTGTCGAGGCCATTCCTGCTATCCAATTCATGTAAtccaattcatgttttttttattttttattcatcagtCGATCAAGAACAGGCAAGCAGATGAACACTCTCACTGCTTCATGCAGCCCTCACAGTCTTACATCTCCGATTTATCCACAATCTCGTGGGCTGGTCCCAAAGTGAAGGTGCAATTTGTCACTAACTATCTTGGGCACATTTTAGAGCTGAAATATGAGCCGACAGAATCTGAACTGCAGTGCTAATTGTGAATAATGTCAATCAAATGATGgcaagaacaaaaacattgtatttgtgTATTGTATTATATgtgaatgataataataattttgctcTTCATCTATCtgtgcaaacatttttttcagttatataTACTAATAGGCTTAGACTAAATTTATACTATTTCTGAGAATGTGTGCGCCTGTATCCGTGAGGTCTGGGTGAAATGGAGACAAGACCTTAAGTCCGATTTAAATGCGGTTTTCACCAAAAGTTAGCAAATTTATGCCTGTGGGGATTCACCACGCCCGATTTTCGAATTTGGATTCCAGTTTTTCTGAAAATCGATATTTGTACCAGGGTGTCACATTATTGAGGTCGAAAAAGTGTAACTaggcgccatttttttttaccaaactaCTCTGTCTTGTAAGAGCACCATGGCAAGGACACCCTTGCACATGTATCATTTTCCAGGTCATTCGTGTCGTCTTGCAGTAAAAGTGCAACTTTGGGCCATTTTTTGGAGCAAAACTACTGTTTTGTAAAAGCACCATGGCGAGGACAACCTTGCGCGTGCATAATTTTCCAGGTCATTCGTGTCATCTTgctaaaaatggataaaaacctttttttggaCACTTCCAAAAGCAGCCATTTCATGGACGCCATTTCCACATTTTACGTCTGATTTTAATGCAGTTTTCGACTGATTAGCTTCAATAGTGAATTGTGTCATCACAGGGCCAAATTTCCCTGAATTTTGCCTTTGGTTCttcaaaaaatagattaaaatcgACCCCATGGTCAcatttttgacctttgacccagtTTTTTAACACTTGCAAAACTTTCAGACCACACACGATTACAGTTTTTGCAGCACTATGCAGGTGCACATGCAACATTTATCTGCTTTTTAAAGTGGCTTCTATGTCAAGctacaaaactacaaaaatcctTGAGTTTGGACATCTTTAAAACCTGCTTCatgttttctttcacttttcagGGTCCCCATGAAAGAGAATTCCATTTCGACATCTCatctgatttcattttttaaaccactttatctcattagggttgcgcggggtgctggagctcagctgactccgggccaaagggaggagacacccagaattggtggccaggtgaccacagtgcacaaggagatggacaaccattcacattcacacccatacctaggggcaatttagagtgttcaatcagcctactgtgcatgtttttgtaatgtgggagtacccggaggaaacccacgcaggcccggggagaacatgcaagctcctcACAGGTGGAAATGACTggcatttgaacccaggaccccagagttgtgatcAGGGGTGGCGAAAACGCGGCTCTCGGTCAAAATtaatgcggctctttgcttatcatattttgtatataatgtGGCTTTTGGCCTCGTTTCacatttctcttatttttattctcttgaAACACAATTTCATCAGgaactattaaaataataaattatattttgaacatttggcagattggatgtCTTTTTAATGTGGTTTCTGATGtaaggtgtggctctttgactcagTTTAGAACTTTGGCTCTTTGTGTGtaacttgttcgccacccaTTTCTTTAATAATCTTGAGAACAAGCTTATGTTTTTACAAAGTTATTATATACTATCCACTATGCTCTATTACACCCACTTGTAATAGAGAGTTTTCCTGAAATATTCTTAATGGATTTagtaaaatacattgttttggagAGAATTCAGCTGCAGTTGTtactttatttataaaaaaaaaaaggtaatatgCTCAGTGTTTAGGCCAAAGTGTGCAAGGAAGGAAttggacaatattttttttcttctg is from Stigmatopora nigra isolate UIUO_SnigA chromosome 1, RoL_Snig_1.1, whole genome shotgun sequence and encodes:
- the LOC144205997 gene encoding kinesin-like protein KIF3B, with the translated sequence MSKMSAKSESIKVVVRCRPMNDKERASMFESVVTVNVKMKQIAVKNPRDSMAGKASKVFTFDSVYDFKSKQKDLYDESFRPLVDSVLQGFNGTIFAYGQTGTGKTYTMEGTRNDPEKRGVIPNSFVHIFTHISRSQNQQYLVRASYLEIYQEEIRDLLSKDQSRHLELRERPDTGVYVKNLSSFVTRSREEIENVMNVGNQNRSVGSTNMNEHSSRSHAIFVITVECSELGVDGENHIRVGKLNLVDLAGSERQTKTGTQGERLKEATKINLSLSALGNVISALVDGRSSHIPYRDSKLTRLLQDSLGGNARTVMVANIGPASYNVEETLTTLHYSNRAKNIKNTPCINEDPKDAQLRKFQEEIARLKAQLTKRTGKKNKRKIRRRTDECCNESMEEDEDESMIGDYWREQQEILEREKKAIMEDHSLVAEEKVQLLKEKEKKMSDLKREQKEGELLATKIKAMESKLLVGGKNIVDHTNEQQRMLALKRQEIDEQKWREHEMRQQMVSRDEENLELKETYSSLQQEVDSKTKKMTKLLNKLEALKAEIHEVQEAHITTRQQLEQTQNELTKDLKLKSQMIENFIPLEEKNKIASRAYFDEKDEDWKLKPITSMEHDPQMLSRPQSAIGFRRPLSHRARMAMMISLDMRYKAENILLLDMDLPSRTTKNYQQPVISPKVMAALKDALRDEEDLEINASGFNSNTLAGTSGNMKKSKSNRSRTGKQMNTLTASCSPHSLTSPIYPQSRGLVPK